The following coding sequences lie in one Oncorhynchus kisutch isolate 150728-3 linkage group LG3, Okis_V2, whole genome shotgun sequence genomic window:
- the LOC116361131 gene encoding fibroblast growth factor 7-like, whose protein sequence is MSRLGILEVRTVSEGGVLAIKGVKSQYYISMNRTGLLQGKKIYNENCNFKEIFLENYFNAYSSVKSSRDDKEMFIALSQKGRPLRGKKTRREHIASHFIPMKCREEERTGV, encoded by the exons GTATCCTGGAGGTCCGTACGGTGTCCGAGGGAGGAGTGTTAGCTATCAAAGGAGTGAAGAGTCAGTACTATATCTCCATGAACAGGACTGGCCTGCTGCAAGGCAAG AAAATCTACAATGAGAACTGCAACTTCAAGGAGATTTTCCTAGAAAACTACTTCAACGCTTACTCGTCTGTTAAGTCGAGTAGAGACGACAAGGAGATGTTCATTGCTCTGTCTCAAAAGGGCAGACCGCTGAGAGGGAAGAAGACCAGGAGGGAACACATCGCCTCCCACTTCATTCCCATGAaatgcagagaggaggagaggactggcGTCTGA